A single window of Chloracidobacterium thermophilum B DNA harbors:
- a CDS encoding S41 family peptidase: MQHRFPSSQGRCSQRLWRTFLGVALGLLLAGSFPWPVYPPVLATSRETSRETTVSAQQNARVFDTVCRLIERRYYDPRLHGANWRDLTQQFRRQALAAKDESTLYRAINQLLATLDDQHTFALPPSRVREEKQGARVGLGIQLRKLEGQWVITHTLGGSAAHEAGIRPGWIIAEMDGQPFTGFKPGQRFQIGQSVKLKLIDSNDHPKRVEVICRPFATTPEQRVQYLPDGVLYLRFTEFAPKTADWLEEHITSNPQAAGLIFDLRENTGGLLDVLADCLRLIYRQDVVFGDFIQRNQKPLRMRVSGNRQAYTGPVLVLIDEHSASAAEIFAAAVQETGRGTVIGRRTAGAVLASIQEPLPDGGKVQISIRDYRTVRGVRLEGQGVTPDVTVKLTLEDVRRNVDVDLRYALQQLALTLKRQGQRSGLNVLPDGLPQLGRTPHLPLPAGATCHSAGKHNLGTIGLDSQSTVMANCAFVF, from the coding sequence ATGCAGCATCGTTTTCCATCAAGCCAAGGCAGGTGCAGCCAACGCCTCTGGCGAACATTCCTTGGTGTGGCGCTGGGGCTGCTGCTGGCCGGCAGTTTCCCGTGGCCGGTCTATCCGCCGGTTCTGGCGACAAGCCGGGAAACGAGCCGGGAAACGACGGTCAGCGCCCAGCAGAATGCACGGGTTTTCGACACCGTGTGCCGGCTGATTGAGCGCCGGTACTACGACCCCCGGCTGCACGGTGCGAACTGGCGGGATTTGACCCAGCAATTCCGGCGACAGGCACTGGCGGCCAAGGATGAATCCACCCTCTACCGTGCGATCAATCAGCTTCTGGCCACACTCGACGACCAACATACCTTCGCCCTGCCGCCCAGCCGCGTACGGGAAGAAAAGCAGGGCGCACGGGTTGGTCTTGGCATCCAGTTGCGCAAGCTCGAAGGGCAATGGGTGATCACGCACACGCTCGGCGGTTCGGCCGCTCACGAAGCCGGCATTCGTCCGGGCTGGATCATAGCCGAAATGGACGGGCAGCCCTTCACCGGCTTCAAGCCGGGACAACGCTTCCAGATCGGTCAGTCCGTAAAGCTCAAGCTCATTGACTCAAATGACCATCCCAAGCGGGTTGAAGTCATCTGCCGTCCCTTCGCCACGACGCCGGAACAACGGGTGCAGTACCTTCCTGATGGCGTCCTCTACCTGCGGTTCACCGAGTTTGCACCGAAGACGGCCGACTGGCTGGAAGAGCACATCACGTCCAATCCACAGGCTGCCGGTCTGATCTTTGACCTGCGCGAAAATACCGGCGGACTGCTCGATGTGCTCGCCGACTGTCTGCGGCTCATTTACCGCCAGGATGTGGTTTTTGGCGATTTCATCCAGCGTAACCAGAAGCCGCTGCGGATGCGCGTCAGCGGCAACCGGCAGGCCTATACCGGGCCGGTACTCGTGTTGATTGATGAACACTCGGCCAGCGCCGCCGAAATTTTCGCCGCGGCCGTTCAGGAAACTGGGCGCGGCACGGTCATCGGACGGCGGACGGCCGGGGCCGTACTGGCCAGCATCCAGGAACCACTCCCGGATGGCGGCAAAGTGCAGATCAGCATCCGCGACTACCGCACGGTGCGCGGCGTACGGCTCGAAGGGCAGGGCGTCACGCCCGATGTCACCGTCAAGCTGACCCTTGAAGACGTACGCCGGAATGTTGATGTTGATCTGCGCTATGCCCTGCAGCAGCTTGCGCTGACCTTGAAGCGCCAGGGACAACGCTCCGGGCTGAACGTTCTGCCCGACGGCCTGCCTCAGCTTGGCCGGACGCCTCACCTGCCTTTGCCAGCCGGGGCAACCTGCCACAGCGCCGGGAAGCACAATCTGGGAACTATCGGGCTTGACAGTCAATCCACGGTCATGGCCAATTGCGCATTCGTTTTTTGA